Within the Mucilaginibacter sp. CSA2-8R genome, the region ATTCCCCTGGCTAAATCCTTTGGTGCTACCGTCCCCTTTGAAACCCTTACGGATGGTGATTACGACATGCTGTTCAGGATAGTAGTTGACAAAGACGAAACGGCCAAACTTACCATCAGCCATTACGGAGCACCGCATCATACCACCAATATACCAGCAGTGTTTAAACAATAAAAAATAAAGCTTTAGCGGTTAGACACAATCAGCAAATCGAGATCTTTGCATGGGATGTTAAAACGTTCGCCCAAATGTTTGTTTGTTAATTGCCCGTGGTAAATATATACCGCATTACGTATCCCTGTTTTTTGCCAGATCACATTGTTTATACCACCATTTTCGCCGATATCTAATAGGATGGGGGTAAAAATGTTAGTTAGCGCATAAGTAGCGGTACGTGCAACACGCGATGCAATGTTAGGCACACAATAGTGTATTACATCGTACTTGCGAAATGTTGGATGTGTATGATTAGTAATTTCTGAGGTTTCGAAACAACCGCCCTGGTCAATGCTCACGTCAATCAATACCGAATTAGGTTTCATCCGGCTTACCGTGTTTTCGGTAATGATACACGGGCTGCGGCCATCTTCAGTGCGGAGCGCACCAATTACAACATCACAGGTAGTAATGGCTTTTTCTAACACAATAGGCTGAATGACCGAGGTAAATACCCGGCTGCCAATATTATTTTGTAAGCGGCGTAATTTGTAAATAGATGGGTCGAATACTTTAACTTCGGCACCTAATGAAATGGCTGTACGTGCAGCATATTCGCCAACGGTACCGGCACCCAAAATTACAATTTCGGTTGGAGGCACTCCGGTAATTCCTCCCAGCATCAGGCCCTTGCCGCCAAACACGTTGCTTAAGTACTCGGCAGCAATAGATATTGATGTAGCACCTACAATTTCGCTCATCGCTCTTACCACGCTTAATATGCCGCCTTCATCACGCAAATGCTCAAATGAAAGAGCAGTAATACGTTTGTTAATCAGCGCATGCAAACATTCAGCTTTTAAAGTAGACGGTTGCAACGTGGAGATTAAGATTTGCCCTGGCTTCATCAGTTCAATTTCGGCCATGGTGGGTGGCGCTACTTTAATAATGATATCGGCCTCGTAAACCTTTTTGGTATCGTAAACTATCTGAGCACCCTGCTCACTGTAATGGTTATCCAAAAAATTAGCGGCTTTACCGGCATTGGTTTCCAACAGTACTTCGTGCCCGTTATTTACCAGTAATGCAACCGAAAGAGGGGTGAGTGTTATCCGGTTTTCCTGAAAAGACGTTTCTCGGGGAATACCGATATAAAGTGTATTTTTTTTACTTTTAGTAGCCAGCATTGATTCTTGCGGCTGCATCATGGCCTGCTTGGCCACATCAGAAAATCCACTATATAACCCAGAGCTCATGTATTCAAAATATTAGCCAGCCTGCTTTAGAAACATCTAAAACGGAATGGTTGAAGGTACGCAAATTTAAAACAATATGTGCTAAATACTTTCGAAGGTAAACCGGCGTAACTGCTCGTTGCTAACCGTAATGCTTACTTTAATAAAGTGTAAAGGCAACAAATCCGGAATCTTTTCCGGCCACTCAATAAAGCAATACTGGTTTGAATAAAAGTATTCTTCATAGCCCATATCTAACGCTTCGTCCTGCCTTTTAAGGCGGTAAAAATCAAAATGATATATTTTGGAACTATTACCGTTATATTCATTCACAATAGAGAATGTAGGGCTGGTAACCGGTTCGGTTACACGTAAGCTTTCGCACAGGGTTTTGATAAATGTTGTTTTACCCGCACCCATTTGCCCATAAAACAAAAATATTTTCTGGCCTTCTGCAAAGTTCAGCAAGGCTTGTGCTACTGACGGAAGCTCAGTTAAAGAAACAATATCTATTGATGTCTGCCTGTTCATCATATCCTCAATAATACAATATGCCACCTTGTTTAAGGTGGCATATTGCTGTTTATTTAATACAAAAATAAACGAATTGCTTTATTTTACACCATAGGTAATTACCGGTATAATCATTTCTTCGAGCGATATACCACCATGCTGAAACGTTTCATTATAAAAGTTCACAAAATGGTTGTAGTTGTTCGGGTATACAAAATAGCTATCCTCTTTAGCAAAGGCAAAACTACTGCTCACATGTAACTTAGGCAGCATGGCATCATGCGGGTTACGGATATGAAACACCTCTTTAGCATTAAAATTAAGGTTTTTACCTTGTTTGTAACGCAGGTTAGTATTGGTGTTTTTATCGCCGATAATTTTACTCGGATTTTTCACTTTAATAGTACCATGGTCGGTAGTAATAATCACCTTCACTTGCTTTTGAGATAAAAACTTAAGCAAATCTAACAAAGGCGAATGCTCAAACCACGATAAGGTAAGCGAACGGTAAGCAGCATCATCACTGGCTAATTCCCTGATCATTTGCATATCGGTACGGGCATGCGACAGCATATCCACAAAGTTATACACCACCACGTTCAGATCGTTGTTCATCAGGTTGTTCACCGAATCATTCAACGCACGTCCTTCGTCAATATTTAATATTTTATTGTAAGAGAACTTGCAGTCTTTACGTAACACCCGTTTAATCTGATCAGCCAGAAACGCTTCTTCGTGCAGGTTTTTACCGCCTTCATCTTCATCATTTTGCCACATGCCCGGAAAGCGTTTTTCCATATCCAAAGGCATCAGGCCGGCAAATATGGCATTACGTGCATATTGAGTAGCTGTGGGCAAAATGCTGTAATAGGTTTCTTCTTCTTCTAACCTGAAATATTCTGAAATAATAGGGTTAATAATCTTAAACTGATCATAACGCAGATTGTCAATCAGGATAAAAAATACCGGGGTATTATCAAGCTTCGGAAATACTTTCTTTTTAAACAGCTGATGTGAAAGTATCGGAGAACTATCCGGATTTTTTAACCAATTGAGGTAATTCTTTTCTATAAACTTGCAAAACTGCACATTAGCTTCAGCTTTCTGCAATGTTAATATTTCGTGCATACCGGCATCTTCCAGCCGCTCCAGCTCCAATTCCCAGTAAATCAAT harbors:
- a CDS encoding alanine dehydrogenase gives rise to the protein MSSGLYSGFSDVAKQAMMQPQESMLATKSKKNTLYIGIPRETSFQENRITLTPLSVALLVNNGHEVLLETNAGKAANFLDNHYSEQGAQIVYDTKKVYEADIIIKVAPPTMAEIELMKPGQILISTLQPSTLKAECLHALINKRITALSFEHLRDEGGILSVVRAMSEIVGATSISIAAEYLSNVFGGKGLMLGGITGVPPTEIVILGAGTVGEYAARTAISLGAEVKVFDPSIYKLRRLQNNIGSRVFTSVIQPIVLEKAITTCDVVIGALRTEDGRSPCIITENTVSRMKPNSVLIDVSIDQGGCFETSEITNHTHPTFRKYDVIHYCVPNIASRVARTATYALTNIFTPILLDIGENGGINNVIWQKTGIRNAVYIYHGQLTNKHLGERFNIPCKDLDLLIVSNR
- the tsaE gene encoding tRNA (adenosine(37)-N6)-threonylcarbamoyltransferase complex ATPase subunit type 1 TsaE, which translates into the protein MMNRQTSIDIVSLTELPSVAQALLNFAEGQKIFLFYGQMGAGKTTFIKTLCESLRVTEPVTSPTFSIVNEYNGNSSKIYHFDFYRLKRQDEALDMGYEEYFYSNQYCFIEWPEKIPDLLPLHFIKVSITVSNEQLRRFTFESI
- a CDS encoding PglZ domain-containing protein, which translates into the protein MQETTILWADDEIDLLKPHILFLTEKGYKVKTATNGSDALELFRNDYYDLVFLDENMPGLTGLETLTQIKAINADVPIVLITKNEEEPMMEDAIGSKIDDYLIKPVNPKQILLTIKKLTENKRLVTEKTTMAYQQDFRTLGMTLNDNLSYQEWVDVYKKLIYWELELERLEDAGMHEILTLQKAEANVQFCKFIEKNYLNWLKNPDSSPILSHQLFKKKVFPKLDNTPVFFILIDNLRYDQFKIINPIISEYFRLEEEETYYSILPTATQYARNAIFAGLMPLDMEKRFPGMWQNDEDEGGKNLHEEAFLADQIKRVLRKDCKFSYNKILNIDEGRALNDSVNNLMNNDLNVVVYNFVDMLSHARTDMQMIRELASDDAAYRSLTLSWFEHSPLLDLLKFLSQKQVKVIITTDHGTIKVKNPSKIIGDKNTNTNLRYKQGKNLNFNAKEVFHIRNPHDAMLPKLHVSSSFAFAKEDSYFVYPNNYNHFVNFYNETFQHGGISLEEMIIPVITYGVK